One window of Methylococcus sp. EFPC2 genomic DNA carries:
- a CDS encoding phenylacetate--CoA ligase family protein, protein MHPALVRHALFPLHEWAMKRPTLSYLAEIEKAQWLSREELEALQARKLKDLLATAQAHSPWHAERIQAAGLEPSSGGPLTLADLPKLPTMTRADASANRDRLVWKEAPGGVFPYTTGGSSGQPLIFYFGRKRQAADAACRFRARRWWGQDVGEREVFLWGAPVELNKTDRIKTLRDRLFNQLLLNAFEMKPERMDDYLVAIERFNPRCIYGYASSLALLAAHAKSRGNSLKLPDLRVVGATGEPLYPEQRAIIQEVFGAPAANEYGCRDGGLVALESPDGQMLVNSESIILEVLDAQGRAVAPGEMGEAVLTHLCSEAQPFIRYRTGDMVRQSDAHCRAGRGLHVIAEVVGRRTDFVVKPDGTIMHALAVIYVLRAVKGVGEFKIIQHATDRLEVQIVPDAYWQDCAKDLITEQLRARMGASVAVDIELKQSIPPEASGKHRYVVSHVSLPDNLLVAE, encoded by the coding sequence ATGCATCCGGCCCTCGTCCGCCACGCCTTGTTTCCCCTGCATGAATGGGCGATGAAACGCCCGACTTTGAGTTATCTGGCGGAAATCGAAAAGGCGCAGTGGCTGAGCCGCGAGGAACTGGAGGCCTTGCAGGCACGCAAGCTCAAGGATTTGCTGGCGACGGCGCAGGCGCACAGCCCCTGGCACGCCGAACGCATTCAGGCGGCGGGGTTGGAGCCGAGCTCTGGTGGGCCCTTGACCCTGGCCGATTTGCCCAAGCTGCCGACCATGACCCGCGCCGATGCCAGCGCCAACCGCGATCGCCTGGTGTGGAAGGAAGCGCCGGGCGGGGTGTTTCCCTACACCACCGGCGGGTCGAGCGGCCAGCCTTTGATCTTTTATTTCGGCCGCAAGCGCCAGGCCGCCGACGCCGCCTGCCGTTTCCGCGCACGCCGCTGGTGGGGGCAGGATGTCGGCGAGCGCGAGGTCTTCCTGTGGGGCGCACCGGTCGAACTGAACAAGACCGACCGCATCAAGACCCTGCGCGACCGGCTGTTCAACCAGTTGCTGCTCAACGCCTTCGAGATGAAGCCGGAGCGCATGGACGACTATCTCGTGGCCATCGAGCGTTTCAACCCGCGTTGCATCTACGGCTATGCCAGCAGCCTGGCCCTGCTGGCGGCGCACGCCAAGAGCCGGGGAAACAGCCTGAAACTGCCGGATTTGCGCGTCGTTGGAGCGACCGGCGAGCCGCTTTATCCCGAGCAACGGGCCATCATCCAGGAAGTTTTCGGCGCGCCGGCGGCCAACGAATACGGCTGCCGCGACGGCGGACTGGTGGCGCTGGAATCGCCCGATGGCCAGATGCTGGTGAACAGCGAATCCATCATCCTGGAAGTGCTGGACGCGCAGGGCAGGGCGGTCGCGCCCGGCGAGATGGGCGAGGCGGTGCTCACCCATTTGTGCTCCGAGGCCCAACCCTTCATCCGCTACCGCACCGGCGACATGGTGCGGCAGTCCGACGCGCATTGCCGGGCCGGCCGCGGCCTGCACGTGATCGCCGAAGTGGTCGGCCGGCGCACCGATTTCGTCGTCAAGCCGGACGGCACCATCATGCACGCCCTTGCGGTCATCTACGTACTGCGGGCGGTCAAGGGCGTGGGCGAGTTCAAAATCATCCAGCATGCGACCGACCGGCTGGAGGTCCAGATCGTCCCCGACGCTTACTGGCAGGACTGCGCCAAAGATCTCATCACCGAACAGCTTCGCGCGCGTATGGGCGCATCGGTCGCGGTCGATATCGAATTGAAGCAAAGCATCCCGCCCGAGGCTTCCGGCAAGCATCGCTATGTGGTGAGCCATGTTTCTTTGCCGGACAATTTGCTAGTTGCGGAGTAG
- a CDS encoding ferrous iron transporter B: protein MAIQETIIPLRTPLFRGEKRLRIALVGLPNSGKSTLFRAVSSTSVQTGELAGTHRAYSECAVQIGLDEARLVLLPGVGMLSHASYDDRITLQYLLWGDERPPVSVHEPGGPPAPFAPPDVIIQVVDSTALERHLELTLQLTQLGRPLVIALNMADQAWEKGLHIHAERLGQRLGVRVVSTSALKGHGLSELFSTAVEAVRDKQVPLPQLPSGHIGRVLEPLKQVLSKPELQAAFRVPEPFLLSQIAANDGYFMSEVGQHFPALLPELIALRKSAEAELPRPLDEELHADRHHQAATLFEAVSRIGAPHEGRSWRDWLDALFLNPYWGLLGSLAVFAVILFVVFQVSAWLDSLTAAKLIAAVADWHPETTQDVVLRAVVDGLIGLVGIVVPYMIPLVLLLVALEESGLMQRIAFVIDRGFHHVGLHGAVAVSFLLGLGCNVPAISAAARAATGRERVIASLLITFVPCSARSAIILALAGKYLGGLGVLGIFALTLIIIALLGRVLANRFPESGPGQVQEIPPYRLPRLRSLLLTTWSRTSDVLTIVTPLLVGGSIVLALLDHYQASALINTALLPITDWWLGLPVLLGVPILFGILRKELSLLMVYQALGGFEIDSQLNAGQIVTFLVFLTFYFPCVSTFAIMLKTIGRKQALFSVALSVGVALLVSGAVRWAIAAWEQVSPLLA from the coding sequence ATGGCCATCCAAGAAACGATCATTCCCTTACGTACCCCGCTGTTTCGCGGCGAAAAGCGCTTGCGCATCGCCCTGGTGGGTTTGCCCAACAGCGGCAAGAGCACCTTGTTCCGCGCGGTGTCCAGCACCTCCGTGCAGACCGGCGAACTGGCGGGCACGCACAGAGCCTATAGCGAGTGCGCCGTGCAGATCGGCCTGGACGAAGCCCGCCTGGTCCTGCTGCCGGGAGTGGGCATGCTCAGCCATGCCTCCTATGACGATCGCATCACCCTGCAATATTTGCTGTGGGGGGACGAGCGTCCGCCGGTATCCGTGCATGAGCCGGGCGGCCCTCCGGCGCCTTTCGCGCCGCCGGACGTCATCATCCAGGTGGTCGACAGCACGGCTCTGGAACGTCACCTGGAGCTGACCCTGCAACTGACGCAATTGGGCCGGCCGCTGGTGATTGCGCTCAACATGGCCGACCAGGCCTGGGAAAAGGGCTTGCACATCCATGCCGAACGCCTGGGGCAGCGGCTAGGGGTGCGGGTGGTCTCGACCTCCGCGCTGAAGGGGCATGGTCTGTCCGAACTGTTCAGCACGGCGGTGGAGGCGGTGCGGGATAAGCAGGTGCCGCTGCCGCAGTTGCCGAGCGGCCATATCGGCAGGGTCTTGGAACCGCTGAAACAGGTCTTGAGCAAGCCGGAATTGCAGGCCGCTTTCCGCGTGCCGGAGCCGTTTTTGCTTTCGCAGATCGCCGCCAACGACGGCTATTTCATGAGCGAGGTGGGGCAGCATTTTCCCGCGCTGCTGCCGGAGCTGATCGCGCTGCGCAAGTCCGCGGAAGCCGAGCTGCCCCGGCCTCTGGACGAGGAGTTGCACGCGGACCGCCACCATCAGGCCGCGACGCTGTTCGAGGCGGTCAGCCGCATCGGCGCGCCGCACGAAGGCCGAAGCTGGCGCGACTGGCTGGACGCCCTGTTTCTGAATCCGTACTGGGGCCTGCTCGGCAGCCTGGCGGTGTTTGCCGTGATCCTGTTCGTGGTGTTCCAGGTGAGCGCCTGGCTGGACTCGCTCACGGCGGCGAAACTGATCGCAGCGGTCGCCGACTGGCACCCGGAAACGACGCAGGATGTGGTGCTGCGCGCCGTGGTGGATGGCTTGATCGGCCTGGTGGGTATCGTGGTGCCCTACATGATCCCGCTGGTCCTGCTGCTGGTGGCGCTGGAAGAATCCGGCCTGATGCAGCGCATCGCCTTCGTGATCGACCGCGGTTTTCACCACGTCGGCCTGCACGGCGCGGTCGCGGTGTCTTTTCTACTCGGGCTGGGCTGCAATGTGCCGGCGATTTCGGCCGCGGCCAGGGCCGCCACCGGCCGCGAGCGGGTCATTGCCTCGCTGCTCATCACCTTCGTGCCGTGTTCGGCGCGTTCGGCCATCATCCTGGCCTTGGCCGGCAAGTATCTGGGCGGCCTGGGGGTACTGGGGATATTCGCGCTCACGCTGATCATCATCGCCTTGCTGGGGCGCGTCCTGGCCAACCGCTTTCCCGAGAGCGGTCCGGGCCAGGTGCAGGAGATTCCGCCCTACCGGCTGCCGCGCCTGCGCTCCCTCCTGCTCACCACCTGGTCGCGCACCAGCGACGTGCTGACCATCGTCACGCCCCTGCTGGTCGGCGGCAGCATCGTGCTCGCCTTGCTCGATCATTACCAGGCCAGCGCACTCATCAACACCGCGCTGCTGCCCATCACCGACTGGTGGCTGGGTCTGCCTGTCCTGCTGGGCGTGCCCATCCTGTTCGGCATCTTGCGCAAGGAACTGTCCCTGCTGATGGTCTACCAGGCCCTGGGCGGTTTCGAGATCGACAGCCAGTTGAACGCCGGACAGATCGTCACCTTTCTGGTCTTCCTCACCTTCTATTTTCCCTGCGTGTCGACCTTCGCCATCATGCTGAAGACCATAGGCCGCAAGCAGGCCTTATTCTCGGTAGCTCTGTCGGTAGGCGTGGCCTTGCTGGTGAGCGGCGCGGTGCGCTGGGCCATCGCGGCCTGGGAGCAGGTTTCGCCCTTGCTGGCCTAG
- a CDS encoding VPLPA-CTERM sorting domain-containing protein, with product MSNKMYCLAPVLAGVCAVFAAPIAQASSSYGTLSNFDVYNDSTSTSYHGFEIEFEHFSPSQFYSYGGVPYTFNNLHFGAGKVSSDGVNTIVRYFKGTPGDVSTQWSVQPWNGVIFATGGHACVSISGCEHFGTVLTAAPSATHYYWLDANGNRDTANPVNLLAPIVTIAPPPPPAPAQPPQPAVVQAVVAAPPPPPAAPVQYEFGDAVWVKVFKTEVNHENKSRLEDLMADKPEKIADAGDGVPEVEWKLIQHYNDINGDHDAAKAAKGVADSGEQEVGAGNEQVLRTYQFFKFTGKYNDEDGSHEAWCSDIGTCEDDVASGNADAARNIELYVGKMIGQQMVAADLNLGANAVVPVPPAVWLFGSALVGLGVVGKRRPAATTESS from the coding sequence ATGAGCAATAAAATGTACTGCTTGGCCCCGGTCTTGGCTGGTGTATGCGCCGTGTTCGCTGCACCTATCGCGCAGGCCTCATCGTCCTACGGCACGCTGTCGAATTTCGACGTTTACAACGATTCGACCAGCACGTCGTATCACGGCTTTGAAATAGAATTCGAGCACTTCTCGCCCAGCCAGTTCTACAGCTACGGCGGCGTGCCCTACACCTTCAACAACCTCCATTTCGGCGCCGGCAAGGTGAGCAGCGACGGCGTCAATACGATCGTACGCTACTTCAAGGGCACTCCCGGCGACGTCTCCACGCAATGGTCGGTACAACCCTGGAACGGCGTGATATTCGCGACCGGCGGCCATGCCTGCGTGTCTATCTCCGGATGCGAACATTTCGGTACGGTACTCACGGCCGCCCCCTCCGCTACACACTATTACTGGCTCGACGCCAACGGCAACCGCGACACGGCGAATCCGGTCAACCTGCTTGCGCCCATCGTAACCATTGCGCCTCCCCCTCCACCCGCTCCGGCCCAGCCGCCCCAACCGGCGGTCGTCCAGGCCGTGGTTGCCGCGCCGCCGCCTCCGCCGGCCGCACCCGTCCAATATGAGTTCGGCGACGCGGTTTGGGTGAAAGTATTCAAGACGGAAGTGAACCACGAGAACAAGTCCAGGCTGGAAGATCTCATGGCGGACAAGCCGGAGAAGATCGCCGATGCGGGCGACGGAGTGCCGGAAGTGGAATGGAAGCTGATCCAACACTATAACGACATCAACGGTGACCACGATGCTGCCAAGGCCGCCAAGGGCGTGGCCGACAGCGGGGAGCAAGAGGTTGGCGCAGGTAACGAGCAGGTGCTGAGGACTTATCAGTTTTTCAAGTTCACCGGCAAGTACAACGATGAGGACGGTTCGCATGAAGCCTGGTGTTCGGATATCGGCACGTGCGAAGACGACGTGGCGTCCGGCAATGCAGATGCCGCCAGGAATATTGAGTTGTACGTCGGAAAGATGATAGGGCAGCAGATGGTGGCCGCAGACCTGAATCTGGGTGCAAATGCCGTGGTGCCGGTGCCTCCGGCGGTCTGGCTGTTCGGCTCCGCCCTTGTGGGTTTGGGCGTGGTCGGCAAACGCCGCCCGGCCGCAACGACCGAGAGTTCCTAA
- a CDS encoding HNH endonuclease signature motif containing protein, whose translation MNGFNWKIDLRRWLNASRDISPQLADKIIVFFETAFEHTRCPQRAWFGIHPSRASLVVGGIYLAAIQRSGEDQGFWLLVDQQHPPIENIEYRPVKSTQKSRYPLIWAHSISLANLPNLIANAVLWGSFSAATEKVLVSPIASDRDSIQKRRKKKRLSEFWVGKIAQAANEQFQNAVLSALRDKPEMRRKRLETAQVIPNKIGIVSVSFARNPDVVAEVLFRANGYCEFCKNPAPFTRRADNSPYLEVHHIKMLAEGGEDTVANAVALCPNCHRQAHYA comes from the coding sequence ATGAACGGCTTTAATTGGAAAATCGATTTGCGGCGATGGTTAAACGCAAGTCGTGATATTTCGCCACAATTGGCGGATAAAATTATCGTTTTCTTCGAAACCGCATTTGAGCATACGCGCTGTCCGCAACGGGCATGGTTTGGCATTCATCCATCAAGAGCAAGTCTTGTTGTTGGCGGCATTTACCTTGCTGCAATCCAACGTTCAGGAGAAGATCAGGGATTTTGGCTGTTAGTCGATCAACAACACCCGCCAATAGAGAATATTGAATATCGACCAGTAAAGTCTACGCAGAAATCAAGATATCCGCTTATATGGGCACATTCTATATCGCTGGCAAATCTTCCCAACTTAATCGCCAATGCGGTTTTATGGGGCTCGTTTTCGGCAGCCACCGAGAAAGTCCTTGTATCACCGATTGCAAGCGACCGGGATTCCATCCAAAAGCGGCGAAAGAAAAAGCGGCTGAGTGAGTTCTGGGTAGGTAAAATAGCCCAGGCGGCCAATGAGCAATTCCAAAATGCAGTCCTCTCTGCATTACGCGACAAACCTGAAATGCGGCGCAAGCGACTAGAAACTGCTCAGGTCATTCCGAACAAAATTGGAATTGTGTCCGTTTCCTTTGCGCGTAATCCTGATGTCGTAGCCGAGGTTCTGTTTCGTGCAAATGGATACTGTGAATTCTGCAAGAATCCGGCACCCTTTACTCGCCGTGCAGATAACTCGCCATATCTTGAGGTCCATCACATAAAAATGCTTGCAGAAGGTGGCGAAGATACGGTTGCCAATGCAGTAGCTCTTTGTCCAAACTGTCATAGGCAGGCTCATTATGCCTAA
- a CDS encoding GrpB family protein codes for MITQDENGRWSNHAEDIIDIVPYDRRWVEQFADERRAIRDCVDAAIPLVIEHFGSTAIPGAAAKPIIDIMIGADRRHWPATIQALKRMAYVHWEDNPDADREFLVKGMPPFGTRRTHHVHINEVSGPLWERLLFRDYLQSHAEDRSAYTDLKVSLAVEYPEDREAYTRGKDALVAEIMARARSWRCA; via the coding sequence ATGATCACCCAGGATGAAAACGGAAGATGGAGTAACCACGCGGAAGACATCATCGACATCGTGCCGTACGACCGGCGTTGGGTTGAGCAATTCGCCGACGAGCGCCGGGCTATTCGGGACTGTGTAGACGCCGCCATTCCGCTGGTCATCGAGCATTTTGGGAGCACGGCGATCCCCGGCGCAGCCGCGAAACCGATCATCGATATCATGATAGGGGCAGACCGTCGGCATTGGCCCGCGACCATCCAGGCGCTGAAGCGCATGGCGTATGTCCATTGGGAAGATAATCCCGACGCCGATCGGGAGTTCCTGGTCAAAGGGATGCCGCCGTTCGGCACGCGCCGCACGCACCACGTCCACATCAACGAGGTTAGCGGCCCTCTCTGGGAGCGCCTGCTCTTCCGCGATTACCTGCAAAGCCACGCGGAAGACCGCAGCGCCTACACCGACCTGAAGGTTAGTTTGGCCGTCGAGTATCCCGAGGATAGGGAAGCGTATACGCGGGGCAAAGATGCCCTCGTGGCAGAGATCATGGCCCGCGCACGAAGCTGGCGGTGCGCCTGA
- a CDS encoding DnaJ domain-containing protein: MHDRPRPAYKEEWVIWNGSSGLLMTATIGRVEVGADGRSAWMDPPFEMLGPFSLDELETRGRIAFAACVVMSRQRWQDDQAELRRESYETRRAAQERLNEKYARFNGGRRRRRTHRHQLDERQYRETLNLPIDGKLEPSQIKKAYRRLAQKAHPDVGGSHEQFLRITDARNALLERFS, translated from the coding sequence ATGCATGACCGCCCGCGGCCTGCGTACAAAGAGGAATGGGTCATCTGGAACGGCTCTTCCGGACTCCTCATGACGGCGACGATAGGCCGGGTCGAGGTCGGCGCGGACGGCAGAAGTGCCTGGATGGATCCGCCCTTCGAGATGTTGGGGCCGTTCAGCCTCGACGAGCTCGAGACACGCGGTCGGATTGCCTTCGCGGCTTGTGTCGTCATGTCGCGCCAGAGATGGCAAGACGATCAAGCGGAGTTGCGGCGGGAGTCCTACGAAACCCGCCGTGCCGCGCAGGAGCGATTGAACGAAAAATATGCGCGATTCAACGGAGGCCGGAGGAGGCGCCGAACCCACCGCCATCAACTCGACGAGCGGCAATACCGGGAGACGTTGAACCTGCCGATCGACGGAAAGCTTGAACCATCCCAGATCAAAAAGGCTTATCGGCGGCTCGCCCAGAAAGCGCATCCCGATGTCGGCGGCAGCCACGAACAGTTTCTCCGTATTACGGACGCACGCAACGCGTTGCTAGAGCGCTTTTCGTAA
- a CDS encoding DUF3857 domain-containing protein, with translation MSIRRIVSIEQTEWSLAPPRAWVRPRDIDWSWRPPELGAVACLLLDEQHHVATQSVYQRSVRMLLNLSAVQALSQVEIEFDPAAQRLRVHDVAVWRMESDGAWRRREPVQREAFLLRQREQQFEQQMLNGRVSLVALLEDVRVGDAIDLAWTLEPREPLPGLLFTAFHTFAWTVPVGSASVALHLDREHPVQWRLTTPEGQPAPTEDVQADCASWCFERPPVFQPESNVPGSHWAWPVLEVTAWQSWAEVARFICALWAEALSDDLPAIAAEAARLEEGRSTEEAIRAAVRFVQEDVRYLAIDFGHGAGMLPSGAGTVLRRRFGDCKDKSVLLSALLCALGVEARPVLVGTGWREAVARLLPSTACFNHAIVAFGFEGQRYFVDPTVVGQGGDLAHLVAPPYGVALEIDAATEALTELPALAPAEISLTETFTLDRRGKEGAVEQELRATAWFADDIRALLLRQGLPAFAKARAEVLQQHFPALAPDAESTALEDDADDNAICLSTRHGLPTWGRVDRKPPDFFVYGAHGLFLGVEAVDEREQRRLPWALRHPMTVHHRVVVRGKPVRKSKPEYFEVEGPGFLYSCQVRSRRREVSFDYRWETTAREIPADRWGEYCQSRSRALERAGATVATIAPTMAALFRRYAVAIGIVAGLAVAGYRNGERNRVIAEAGGVERAAGKVWDYVKHGDFSQAYELGREIRPHYGNNFDIQAIFAEAAIRTGHLGEAEDALAQARRLKPDDPLPKVLGALMLSVRGDLVQARSRLAQIAAEPGATDPVFLELARVTERIGDRVAARAAWETVLARQPAQPEALFSLAYLMWQGGERTQADTLINGAITAQPARSPVLEGALARYYLATARPRVGLAPAKRATELAPTDPLLARQYAMTLLNAGERSAAVGAAQSMTERFPRNPLAISALAITAATAGEDARAEAAFRSWLDLAGDDPDAHSGYGYFLHRIGRETEARKVLEEATRRFPGSGNLWLNYAVVLEALGESGTAANARSQAARLMTAEQKATLVR, from the coding sequence ATGTCCATACGCCGCATAGTCTCCATCGAGCAGACCGAATGGTCGCTCGCCCCGCCGCGCGCCTGGGTCCGGCCGCGCGATATCGACTGGTCGTGGCGTCCGCCGGAATTGGGCGCCGTGGCCTGCCTGCTGCTCGACGAGCAGCATCACGTCGCCACGCAGTCCGTCTATCAGCGCTCGGTGCGCATGCTGCTTAATCTGTCCGCCGTGCAGGCCTTGAGCCAGGTGGAGATCGAGTTCGACCCCGCCGCGCAGAGGTTGCGGGTGCACGACGTGGCGGTGTGGCGGATGGAAAGCGACGGCGCGTGGCGGCGCCGGGAGCCCGTGCAACGCGAGGCCTTCCTGCTGCGCCAGCGCGAGCAGCAATTCGAGCAGCAAATGCTGAACGGTCGCGTCTCGCTGGTGGCCTTGCTGGAAGACGTCCGCGTCGGCGATGCGATCGATCTCGCCTGGACCCTGGAGCCCCGCGAGCCGTTGCCGGGGTTGCTGTTCACCGCCTTCCACACTTTCGCCTGGACGGTGCCGGTGGGCTCGGCCAGCGTAGCACTGCATCTCGACCGTGAACATCCCGTGCAATGGCGACTGACGACGCCGGAGGGGCAGCCTGCGCCGACGGAGGATGTGCAGGCCGACTGCGCAAGCTGGTGTTTCGAGCGGCCACCGGTGTTCCAGCCGGAGTCGAACGTGCCCGGCTCGCATTGGGCATGGCCGGTGCTCGAGGTCACCGCCTGGCAGAGCTGGGCCGAGGTGGCGCGCTTTATCTGCGCGCTGTGGGCCGAGGCGTTGAGCGACGACTTGCCGGCCATCGCCGCGGAAGCGGCGCGGCTGGAGGAAGGCCGCAGCACGGAGGAGGCGATCCGCGCCGCCGTGCGCTTCGTGCAGGAAGATGTCCGCTACCTGGCGATCGATTTCGGCCACGGCGCTGGCATGCTGCCGAGCGGCGCGGGGACGGTGCTGCGACGGCGCTTCGGCGATTGCAAGGACAAGTCCGTGCTGCTATCGGCGCTACTGTGTGCGCTGGGCGTCGAAGCCAGGCCGGTGCTGGTCGGGACCGGCTGGCGGGAAGCGGTCGCGCGCTTGTTGCCGTCCACCGCTTGTTTCAATCATGCGATCGTGGCCTTCGGGTTCGAAGGCCAGCGTTATTTCGTCGATCCGACCGTCGTGGGGCAGGGCGGCGATCTGGCCCATCTCGTCGCACCCCCCTACGGCGTCGCCCTGGAAATCGACGCGGCGACGGAGGCGCTCACCGAGCTGCCGGCGTTGGCACCCGCGGAGATTTCCCTGACCGAGACGTTCACGCTGGACCGGCGCGGCAAGGAGGGCGCGGTCGAGCAGGAGTTGCGGGCGACCGCCTGGTTTGCGGACGACATCCGCGCGTTGCTGCTGCGCCAGGGGCTCCCCGCGTTCGCCAAGGCGCGCGCCGAGGTGCTGCAACAGCATTTCCCCGCGCTCGCACCCGATGCGGAAAGCACCGCACTGGAAGACGACGCCGACGACAATGCCATCTGCCTGAGCACGCGCCATGGCTTGCCGACTTGGGGCAGGGTGGATCGCAAGCCGCCCGATTTCTTCGTTTACGGCGCCCATGGGCTTTTTCTCGGCGTGGAAGCGGTGGACGAGCGCGAGCAGCGTCGCCTGCCCTGGGCCTTGCGCCACCCGATGACGGTGCATCATCGCGTGGTGGTGCGCGGCAAGCCGGTGCGCAAGTCTAAGCCGGAATACTTCGAGGTCGAGGGGCCGGGATTCCTCTACAGCTGCCAAGTGCGCTCCCGCCGCCGGGAGGTGAGTTTCGATTACCGCTGGGAGACCACCGCCCGCGAGATTCCGGCTGACCGGTGGGGCGAGTATTGCCAGTCGCGGAGCCGGGCGCTCGAGCGGGCGGGCGCCACCGTAGCGACGATCGCACCGACGATGGCTGCATTGTTTCGCCGCTACGCGGTCGCCATCGGCATCGTCGCGGGATTGGCGGTGGCCGGCTACCGCAACGGCGAGCGCAATCGCGTGATCGCCGAGGCCGGCGGCGTCGAGCGCGCCGCCGGCAAGGTCTGGGATTATGTGAAGCACGGCGATTTCTCGCAGGCCTACGAACTGGGCCGTGAGATCCGCCCGCACTACGGCAACAACTTCGACATCCAGGCGATATTCGCCGAAGCCGCGATCCGGACCGGCCATTTGGGCGAAGCGGAAGACGCCCTGGCCCAGGCGCGGCGCCTGAAGCCGGACGACCCCCTGCCGAAAGTGCTCGGCGCCTTGATGCTCTCGGTGCGCGGCGACCTCGTCCAGGCCCGTTCGCGCCTGGCGCAAATCGCCGCCGAACCCGGCGCGACGGACCCGGTTTTCCTCGAACTCGCGCGCGTGACGGAACGGATCGGCGACCGGGTGGCCGCGCGAGCGGCCTGGGAGACGGTGCTGGCGCGCCAGCCGGCCCAGCCCGAGGCCTTGTTTAGCCTCGCCTACCTGATGTGGCAGGGAGGCGAGCGGACGCAGGCGGACACCCTGATCAACGGGGCCATCACCGCCCAGCCGGCACGGAGCCCGGTGCTGGAAGGGGCGCTGGCGCGCTATTACCTGGCAACCGCCCGTCCGCGAGTAGGCTTGGCGCCGGCCAAGCGCGCGACGGAACTCGCTCCGACCGATCCTTTGCTTGCCCGGCAATACGCGATGACCTTGCTTAACGCCGGCGAACGGTCGGCGGCGGTCGGTGCCGCCCAGAGCATGACCGAACGCTTCCCGCGCAATCCGCTCGCGATCAGCGCGCTCGCGATCACGGCCGCCACGGCCGGCGAGGATGCCCGCGCCGAGGCCGCGTTCCGGTCATGGCTGGATCTCGCCGGAGACGATCCGGACGCCCATTCGGGCTACGGTTATTTTCTCCATCGCATCGGCCGCGAAACCGAAGCCCGCAAGGTGTTGGAAGAAGCGACGCGGCGCTTCCCGGGCAGTGGCAACCTGTGGCTGAACTATGCCGTGGTGCTCGAAGCCCTGGGCGAAAGCGGCACCGCGGCCAATGCGCGCAGCCAGGCGGCTCGCCTGATGACCGCCGAGCAGAAGGCGACGCTGGTGCGCTGA
- a CDS encoding DUF4287 domain-containing protein, translated as MTFQAYLDNIKAKTGKTPDDFRQLASEAGILNSGMKAGELVAWLKQEFDLGHGHSMAIWAVFKDQGWVDSPKGKKPG; from the coding sequence ATGACGTTTCAGGCATATCTCGACAACATCAAGGCAAAAACCGGAAAGACGCCCGACGATTTCAGGCAACTGGCCTCAGAGGCGGGGATATTGAATTCCGGTATGAAAGCTGGCGAACTGGTCGCCTGGCTGAAGCAGGAGTTCGACCTGGGTCACGGCCATTCGATGGCGATCTGGGCCGTGTTCAAGGACCAGGGCTGGGTCGATTCTCCGAAAGGCAAGAAGCCGGGCTGA